Part of the Rhizobium tropici CIAT 899 genome, TGTCAGGTGGCATATTCGGCCTCGAATTCGTCCCACCCGACAAATGGGGTGGCTTGCCTTTGACCTTGGCACTCTCGATCGTCGGCGTTCTGGCTGCCCTACCACTTGGGATAGCGCTGGCCTTGGGGCGTCGCTCTCCTGTCAGATCGCTCCGTACGATCTGCATCGTCTACATCGAAACGGTACGCGGCGTGCCGCTGATTACCGTCTTGTTCATGTCGTCGATCATGCTTCCGCTCTTTCTCCCGGCTGGAATGGTCATTGGCGGCCTTGAAAGAGCGATGATCGCCATCGTGCTGTTTACCGCTGCCTATGTCGCCGAGGTCATTCGCGGTGGGCTGCAACTCGTACCGACTGGCCAGTTCGAAGCCGCGGCCTCGTTGGGCCTCGGCTATTGGAAGACAACCTCTCTGATCGTCCTGCCGCAGGCTCTAAGGATCGTCATTCCCCCTTTGGTCAATACCTTCATCGAGGTGTTCAAGGACACCACGCTTGTTATCATCGTCGGCCTTTTCGATCTCCTGAACACCACGAGAACTTCGATTCTCGAAATCACCTGGCGTCCTTATTACGTCGAAGCCTATCTCTTTGCGGGTATGATCTACTTCTTTTTCTGTTTCTATATGTCCCACATTAGCCTGCTCGTTGAGCGCCGACTGGCAAAGACTGGGCGCCACTGATGCACGCCTGCCGGTGAGCAAAGCAGCTCGTTCACATGCGATCTGTATCCCAAAGCCACCCGCCAACACGCGGATATGTCTCATTTCCTAAGGTTGAGAGAAATAATGACAAGCCGAATAGCATCTCATGTGAAGAACGACGCCGCATCTTCGTCGAACGCTGATGGTAGGTCAATCGCCGTTGAACTTGTCAATGTCAGCAAGTGGTACGGCGATTTTCGTGTTCTCCAGGAGATAAACCTCACAGTTCGGCGCGGCGAACCCGTGCCCGATCAAGGAAACCCCTACCTGTTTGGAAAAGAGACGTTTCTGACGACGAGCGCCTGGAAGATTTAGTGGATCGCAATTCCTTAACCCCGTTGGGCAGCATGGAGCCTGAGGAAGTTAAAGCATATTTGCAGATTGAATCGGAAGACGGGTCTGATGGCACATGGTACGCCCACAAAGACGTGATGGTACGGATTAATGCAAAGA contains:
- a CDS encoding amino acid ABC transporter permease, whose translation is MKASPLNLAVTIVVTLLLARCAWSFISWGVINAVWDTDATACAALNGHGACWSVVTAKFRYILFGSYPFEQQWRPAVGVAAFIVATLLSSRSELWGKALFVMWACVLVLFFALMSGGIFGLEFVPPDKWGGLPLTLALSIVGVLAALPLGIALALGRRSPVRSLRTICIVYIETVRGVPLITVLFMSSIMLPLFLPAGMVIGGLERAMIAIVLFTAAYVAEVIRGGLQLVPTGQFEAAASLGLGYWKTTSLIVLPQALRIVIPPLVNTFIEVFKDTTLVIIVGLFDLLNTTRTSILEITWRPYYVEAYLFAGMIYFFFCFYMSHISLLVERRLAKTGRH